One genomic window of Bactrocera dorsalis isolate Fly_Bdor chromosome 4, ASM2337382v1, whole genome shotgun sequence includes the following:
- the LOC125778260 gene encoding uncharacterized protein LOC125778260 codes for MSDFDVRRRAAMSGGVWRMEGDEKFRALLPMSAARPIVNQATGERKSNEQKCFAAGGVVEVLNNSLSLAPSLIWAYCTKVNNGSKVKCNLCHKEFIFNKSTSTMMKHLQCAHKIAPPSSNEKQTQKRLNDSHNDFEVQPKKALVAVESSVPSVALVPQTKSSVQENTTVQSHVQCCMNNANSFSSGGYRHDEATTALLRMIAVDNMPLCTTERPGFRKFIKTLQLLL; via the exons ATGAGCGACTTCGATGTACGTCGGCGTGCGGCCATGAGCGGTGGAGTGTGGCGTATGGAAGGCGACGAAAAGTTTCGCGCTCTGCTACCAATGTCGGCGGCTCGACCAATTGTCAACCAAGCGACAGGCGAACGGAAAAGCAATGAGCAGAAGTGTTTCGCCGCAGGGGGAGTGGTGGAAG TATTGAATAATTCTTTATCATTGGCTCCTAGTTTGATATGGGCCTATTGCACAAAAGTTAACAATGGCAGTAAAGTTAAGTGTAATTTATGTCATAAAgagtttatatttaataaaagcacATCAACAATGATGAAGCACTTACAATGTGCTCACAAGATTGCTCCTCCGTCAAGTAATGAAAAACAAACTCAGAAAAGATTGAATGATAGTCACAATGATTTCGAAGTTCAGCCTAAAAAA GCTTTAGTCGCTGTCGAATCATCTGTTCCATCGGTTGCTTTGGTACCTCAAACTAAATCATCTGTTCAAGAAAATACCACAGTACAATCTCATGTCCAATGTTGTATGAACAATGCTAATTCTTTTTCAT CTGGTGGATATAGACATGATGAAGCTACCACAGCTCTTTTACGAATGATCGCAGTTGATAATATGCCTCTGTGTACCACAGAAAGACCAGGattcagaaaatttattaaaacactaCAACTATTGCTATGA